Proteins from a single region of Trypanosoma brucei brucei TREU927 chromosome 7, complete sequence:
- a CDS encoding protein kinase, putative (similar to Mitogen-activated protein kinase kinase kinase 2 (EC 2.7.1.-)(MAPK/ERK kinase kinase 2) (MEK kinase 2) (MEKK 2). (Swiss-Prot:Q61083) [Mus musculus]), with translation MPVVKGAKAATGRRVTATTSTKKTPIAGSGNKEVTREAPASKGGKTVGDLPSGVENSRQVAGAGVNLAKAPSPGGGEVPGTGLKKGAAASRKKGTETTLRPGLRPTNHKTSTKACEEAKTGRGTDDPLAPPEQKREMRNIITNTPSEGRGSGAGSEQTVVGKDGSTQPISRCSTMVEELDGTYTAIEQLPPIPHGRAGEAGPEPTSHLVSVGSGKNERTKGCSGVVASSSVVSAGLVGTGPRGKGSKNDASKSKKVPTLNCAASDSDDDDDNDDDDDEDDDEEDDEEDDDDEEDDEEDDDEEDDDDEDDDNEDEEDDDDEEDDCDDDGDDDSDVFDGEHGQTHGKARNAKAAELKWMRRQKVTVKVSREGDRNVKIFFIGLSTRFSQFRSNIKRRFGYERMGDFDIYCINAAGDHVDIDVSKDFRNLVTQFLKRLMTEGGKEVCASQTVPKPTCASGRGSPSAAASPLSRRFVASEARAGSAALTRTPVIAHEFQTSVEDGSCSNTTVLRLYVRDSHKIRQREEQRRLLGSQIGLPDTRKQLMPEQSATEMPMQVEKRDEQDVMSPNPSSSHVNTDCLTSTFGTVSTQLNRTSSTLNHTLVITEDSELQWSKVGVLGKGSFGCVYEGISNDGKIFAVKVQDIPFSEDTAELEGVLREINLMRSLKHPNIVAYYGCQTKVQESGARCLEIFLEHCHGGSLTQLRRKFERAKESFSISLVRTYTRQILQGLSYLHSMKVVHRDIKSDNVLISSQGEAKLADFGCSKRIGTSAMQDCGNTGPGGQTFVGTPFFMAPEVLSGNGNYGAPADVWSAGCLVVELLGRQPWSISANANAFQVMYQISKSTSMPTGVPKKCPKMLYDFFSRCFERDVPKRATAAELLEHEWIKCPESQLEEVPPDDE, from the coding sequence ATGCCTGTCGTGAAGGGCGCGAAGGCAGCGACTGGGCGGCGTGTGACTGCAACCACCTCAACTAAAAAGACCCCCATCGCCGGTAGCGGAAATAAAGAAGTGACGAGGGAGGCACCCGCATCTAAAGGTGGGAAAACTGTTGGGGATTTGCCATCAGGAGTTGAGAATTCCCGTCAGGTGGCAGGAGCGGGAGTGAATTTAGCCAAAGCGCCATCGCCAGGTGGTGGTGAAGTGCCCGGCACCGGCCTCAAGAAAGGCGCTGCAGCAAGTCGGAAAAAGGGGACGGAAACGACTTTACGTCCGGGATTGCGACCCACAAACCACAAAACTTCAACTAAAGCATGTGAGGAGGCCAAAACGGGACGCGGCACCGATGATCCGTTAGCCCCACCAGAgcagaagagggaaatgagGAATATCATCACCAATACTCCGAGTGAAGGCCGTGGAAGCGGCGCAGGATCTGAGCAAACGGTGGTGGGAAAAGACGGTTCAACTCAGCCAATCTCACGCTGCTCAACCATGGTCGAAGAATTGGATGGGACCTATACGGCAATAGAGCAGTTGCCTCCAATACCTCATGGGCGAGCAGGAGAAGCGGGTCCTGAGCCGACGAGTCATTTAGTTTCGGTAGGAAGCGGTAAAAATGAACGTACCAAAGGGTGTAGCGGAGTAGTGGCGTCATCTTCAGTGGTTTCAGCGGGATTAGTGGGGACAGGACCCCGTGGCAAGGGATCAAAGAATGATGcgtcaaaaagtaaaaaagttcCGACTCTAAACTGTGCCGCCTCGgatagtgatgatgatgatgataacgatgacgatgatgatgaagatgatgacgAAGAAGACGATGAGGAGGATGACGACGACGAGGAAGACGATGAGGAGGATGACGAcgaagaggatgatgatgatgaggatgatgacaatgaagatgaagaagatgatgatgatgaggaggatgattgtgatgatgatggggATGATGATTCAGACGTGTTTGATGGCGAGCACGGTCAAACTCACGGGAAAGCCAGAAATGCGAAGGCCGCAGAACTCAAGTGGATGAGGCGCCAGAAAGTTACCGTGAAGGTATCACGTGAAGGGGACCGTAatgtaaaaatttttttcattggcCTATCTACGCGGTTCTCACAATTTCGGAGCAACATCAAGCGGCGGTTCGGCTATGAGAGAATGGGTGATTTTGATATTTATTGCATCAATGCTGCGGGTGATCACGTGGATATTGATGTTTCCAAAGACTTTAGGAATCTCGTCACGCAGTTCCTCAAGAGGTTAATGacagagggaggaaaagaggtcTGTGCAAGTCAAACGGTACCGAAGCCAACGTGCGCCTCTGGCCGAGGCAGTCCAAGTGCGGCAGCGAGTCCACTCTCACGCCGATTTGTGGCGAGTGAGGCACGGGCAGGTAGTGCAGCTCTAACACGCACACCCGTAATAGCGCATGAATTTCAAACGAGCGTAGAGGATGGTAGTTGTAGCAACACGACGGTGCTTCGCCTTTACGTGCGTGATTCGCACAAGATCCGGCAGCGGGAGGAGCAGCGTCGGTTGTTGGGATCTCAGATTGGTTTGCCGGATACACGCAAGCAACTCATGCCGGAGCAATCTGCAACAGAGATGCCCATGCAGGTAGAGAAGCGGGATGAGCAGGATGTCATGTCGCCTAATCCTTCTTCAAGTCATGTAAACACCGATTGTCTCACCTCCACTTTTGGTACCGTCTCGACTCAACTTAACAGAACGTCAAGTACGTTAAATCATACACTTGTAATTACTGAGGACTCAGAGCTGCAGTGGAGTAAGGTGGGTGTACTGGGCAAAGGATCCTTTGGTTGCGTGTACGAGGGTATTTCCAACGATGGTAAAATATTTGCTGTGAAGGTGCAGGATATACCATTTTCTGAAGACACGGCGGAGCTTGAAGGTGTTTTGCGCGAGATTAATCTGATGCGTTCCTTGAAGCACCCCAACATCGTGGCGTACTACGGATGCCAGACGAAAGTTCAGGAAAGTGGCGCGCGCTGCTTGGAGATATTCCTTGAGCATTGTCACGGTGGTAGCTTGACGCAGCTGCGACGGAAGTTTGAGCGAGCAAAGGAATCGTTTTCAATTTCCCTCGTGCGAACGTATACCAGACAGATACTTCAGGGTCTTTCCTATTTGCATAGTATGAAGGTTGTCCATCGCGATATTAAAAGCGACAACGTTCTTATTTCTTCCCAGGGTGAAGCAAAGCTCGCTGACTTTGGTTGTAGCAAGCGTATTGGCACAAGTGCCATGCAGGATTGTGGAAATACGGGTCCCGGTGGCCAAACATTTGTTGgaacccccttttttatgGCACCAGAGGTTCTAAGTGGCAACGGCAATTACGGTGCCCCGGCAGATGTTTGGTCTGCGGGTTGTCTTGTGGTTGAGTTACTTGGACGCCAGCCATGGTCCATTAGCGCTAACGCCAATGCTTTTCAAGTCATGTACCAAATTTCAAAGAGTACTTCCATGCCGACGGGAGTGCCGAAGAAATGCCCCAAAATGCTGTACGATTTCTTTTCAAGGTGTTTTGAGCGTGATGTACCAAAGCGTGCCACGGCAGCGGAACTGTTGGAACATGAATGGATCAAATGTCCGGAGTCTCAGCTGGAGGAGGTGCCACCAGACGATGAGTGA